The Hymenobacter sp. 5317J-9 genome has a window encoding:
- a CDS encoding alpha-amylase domain-containing protein, translating into MTNFLRGVTRISFAASLLLAGCAKEATQPNAGLPVAVAPTTANATVANGVMMQGFYWDVPTTTPAGTWWQNLGSKATELSQAGITAVWLPPAYKGSGALDVGYGVYDRYDLGEFNQKGTVATRYGTLAQLQSAIGALHGQGVQVYEDMVMNHFTSADAQELANGQYNVYTSFTYPGRGNTYSSYQWHWQNFTATQQAPNNGWYQWKAYDFQPYANGDAYDNLLGSEIQYNNNAANVNETIGWGNWITTKLGLDGYRLDATKHMYTPFVNQWLDAVKGTSGRFAVSEAWFRNLTDLNNYAAATGGRTSLFDVPLHYTFQDMSNGNGAWDMRGLQFAGFTEANGPLSVSFVDNHDTDQQGGALYSPVVNLKMLAYAYILTREKGYPCVFYRDFYEYGLGAQIKKLIAIRKANAYGAANEYTSVNDTNVYAYSRAGDASHKGLLLLLNDGSTAASKGITTPFANATLTDATGNNAGSITTNASGYAVFPVGARSYAVWVPGGTTTPPATGTTAVQFNVTYSNTVTGQDVYVLGSTAQLGAWNTANAIKLSGAAYPVWKGTINLTSGTSVQFKYIRKDAAGNVLYEGGSNRVFTPTGTSQVRNDTWQ; encoded by the coding sequence ATGACAAACTTCTTGCGCGGGGTCACCCGCATCTCCTTCGCCGCCAGTCTGCTGCTTGCCGGCTGCGCCAAAGAGGCCACCCAGCCCAACGCCGGCCTACCCGTCGCCGTGGCCCCTACCACCGCCAACGCCACCGTGGCCAACGGGGTGATGATGCAGGGCTTCTACTGGGACGTCCCCACCACGACCCCTGCCGGCACCTGGTGGCAGAACCTGGGCAGCAAAGCCACCGAGCTGAGCCAGGCCGGCATCACGGCCGTGTGGCTGCCGCCGGCTTATAAGGGCTCGGGCGCGCTGGACGTGGGCTACGGCGTGTATGACCGGTACGACCTGGGCGAATTCAACCAGAAAGGCACCGTGGCCACGCGCTACGGCACCTTGGCCCAACTGCAAAGCGCCATCGGGGCGTTGCACGGGCAGGGCGTGCAGGTATACGAGGACATGGTGATGAACCACTTCACCTCGGCCGATGCGCAGGAGCTGGCCAACGGCCAGTACAACGTGTACACGAGCTTCACCTACCCCGGCCGGGGCAACACCTACAGCAGCTACCAGTGGCACTGGCAGAACTTCACCGCCACGCAGCAGGCGCCCAACAACGGCTGGTACCAGTGGAAAGCCTACGACTTTCAGCCCTACGCCAACGGTGATGCCTACGACAACCTGCTGGGCTCCGAAATTCAGTACAACAACAACGCGGCCAACGTGAACGAAACCATTGGCTGGGGCAACTGGATTACGACCAAGCTCGGGCTGGACGGCTACCGGCTGGACGCCACCAAGCACATGTACACGCCCTTTGTGAACCAGTGGCTGGATGCGGTGAAGGGCACCAGCGGCCGCTTCGCCGTGAGCGAGGCCTGGTTCCGCAACCTGACCGACCTGAACAACTACGCTGCCGCCACCGGAGGCCGCACCAGCCTGTTCGACGTGCCGCTGCACTACACGTTTCAGGACATGAGCAACGGCAACGGTGCCTGGGACATGCGCGGGCTACAATTTGCCGGCTTCACGGAGGCCAACGGGCCGCTGTCGGTTTCCTTCGTGGACAACCACGACACCGACCAGCAGGGCGGCGCCCTGTACTCACCGGTGGTGAACCTGAAGATGCTGGCCTACGCCTACATCCTGACCCGCGAAAAGGGCTACCCCTGCGTATTCTACCGCGACTTTTACGAGTACGGCCTGGGCGCGCAGATTAAGAAGCTCATCGCCATTCGCAAAGCCAATGCCTACGGGGCGGCCAACGAATACACCAGCGTGAACGACACCAACGTGTACGCCTACTCGCGGGCCGGCGACGCCAGCCACAAAGGGCTGCTGCTGCTGCTGAACGATGGTAGCACGGCCGCCAGCAAGGGCATCACCACGCCCTTCGCCAACGCCACGCTCACCGACGCCACCGGCAACAACGCCGGCAGCATCACCACCAACGCCAGCGGCTACGCCGTGTTCCCGGTGGGGGCCCGCTCCTATGCCGTGTGGGTACCCGGCGGCACCACCACGCCGCCCGCCACCGGCACCACGGCCGTGCAGTTTAACGTGACGTATAGCAACACCGTGACCGGCCAGGACGTGTACGTGCTGGGCAGCACCGCCCAACTGGGCGCCTGGAACACGGCCAACGCCATCAAGCTCAGCGGTGCGGCTTACCCCGTGTGGAAAGGCACCATCAACCTGACCAGCGGTACCTCGGTGCAATTCAAGTACATCCGCAAGGACGCCGCCGGCAACGTGCTCTACGAAGGCGGCTCGAACCGTGTGTTCACGCCCACCGGCACCAGCCAGGTGCGCAACGACACCTGGCAGTAG
- a CDS encoding M14 family metallopeptidase: MSLAPTPPAAWRTPFENDPAGNTTATYAECVAYYQKLAAAYPQHLHLAEAGPTDAGLPLHEVVLSPDGDADPASTRRKNRRILFIQNGIHPGEPEGIDASMMLARDLMQQKSLQKLLGNVTVVIVPVYNIDGMLNRNSTTRVNQNGPAAYGFRGNARHLDLNRDYIKQESRNACSFAALFQKWQPDVFVETHTSNGADYQYTMTLIATQHSKLAPALGSYLQGQLLPALYKGMEQKKWPMTPYVDFEGKTPESGLQAFLESPRYSTGYAALFNTIGFMPETHMLKAFAPRVHSTYDFLKTMLETVGQQADALAAARAKAAADMAAQTLFPLAWILDDSQHETVQFRGYEGKTKPSDVSGQPRLYYDRTAPFTRPVKYFNTFKPTASATRPTAYLIPRAWGEVLDILRRNGVLPEPLTQDVTVPVETYYFEDFKTTPRPFEGHYVHSQVQLRKVAETATFHAGDVVVYLNDAAPVRYLMETLEPQATDSFFAWGFFDSVLQQKEHFSDYVFEDLAADLLRRDAPLRERLEKLKKDNPAFAANGPAQLEWVYLNSAYHEPGHNRYPVARWLGPGRVDAAR; the protein is encoded by the coding sequence ATGTCCCTCGCCCCCACTCCGCCGGCCGCCTGGCGCACGCCGTTCGAAAACGACCCCGCCGGCAACACCACCGCCACCTACGCCGAATGCGTGGCCTATTACCAGAAGCTGGCCGCCGCCTACCCACAGCACCTGCACCTGGCCGAAGCCGGCCCCACCGATGCCGGCCTGCCGCTGCACGAAGTGGTGCTGAGCCCCGACGGCGACGCCGACCCGGCCAGCACCCGCCGCAAAAACCGGCGCATCCTGTTCATTCAGAACGGCATTCACCCCGGCGAGCCCGAAGGCATCGACGCCAGCATGATGCTGGCCCGCGACCTGATGCAGCAGAAGTCGCTGCAGAAGCTGCTGGGCAACGTGACGGTCGTCATCGTGCCCGTCTACAACATTGACGGGATGCTGAACCGCAACTCCACCACCCGCGTGAACCAGAACGGGCCGGCGGCTTACGGTTTCCGGGGCAACGCCCGGCACCTGGATTTGAACCGCGACTACATCAAGCAGGAGTCGCGCAACGCCTGCTCGTTTGCTGCCCTGTTTCAAAAATGGCAGCCCGATGTGTTTGTGGAAACCCACACCTCCAACGGCGCCGACTATCAGTATACTATGACGCTCATTGCCACCCAGCACAGCAAGCTGGCTCCGGCGTTGGGCAGCTACCTGCAGGGCCAGCTGCTGCCCGCGCTCTACAAGGGCATGGAGCAGAAAAAGTGGCCCATGACGCCCTACGTGGACTTTGAAGGCAAAACGCCCGAGAGCGGCCTGCAGGCGTTTCTGGAAAGCCCGCGCTACTCTACGGGCTATGCGGCTTTGTTCAACACCATCGGCTTCATGCCCGAGACGCACATGCTCAAGGCCTTCGCGCCGCGGGTGCATTCCACGTACGACTTCCTGAAAACCATGCTCGAAACCGTGGGCCAGCAGGCCGATGCCCTGGCCGCCGCCCGCGCCAAGGCGGCGGCCGACATGGCCGCCCAAACACTATTTCCGCTGGCCTGGATCCTCGACGACAGCCAGCACGAAACGGTGCAGTTCCGGGGCTACGAGGGCAAGACGAAGCCCAGCGACGTGAGCGGCCAGCCCCGGCTGTACTACGACCGCACGGCGCCCTTCACGCGGCCCGTGAAGTATTTCAACACGTTCAAGCCCACGGCGTCGGCTACCCGGCCCACCGCCTACCTCATCCCAAGAGCCTGGGGCGAAGTGCTGGACATTCTGCGCCGCAACGGTGTCCTGCCCGAGCCCCTGACCCAGGACGTGACCGTGCCGGTAGAAACGTACTATTTTGAGGATTTCAAAACCACGCCACGGCCCTTCGAAGGCCACTATGTGCACAGCCAGGTACAGCTTCGCAAGGTGGCCGAAACCGCTACTTTCCACGCCGGCGACGTTGTGGTGTACCTCAACGACGCCGCGCCGGTGCGCTACCTGATGGAAACCCTGGAGCCGCAGGCCACCGACTCCTTCTTTGCCTGGGGCTTCTTCGACAGCGTGCTGCAACAAAAAGAGCATTTCTCCGACTACGTGTTTGAAGACTTGGCCGCCGACCTGCTGCGCCGCGATGCGCCCTTGCGCGAGCGCCTGGAGAAACTCAAGAAGGACAACCCCGCCTTTGCCGCCAACGGCCCCGCCCAGCTGGAATGGGTGTACCTGAACTCGGCTTACCACGAGCCCGGCCACAACCGCTACCCCGTGGCGCGCTGGCTGGGACCGGGCCGGGTAGACGCCGCGCGCTAA
- the surE gene encoding 5'/3'-nucleotidase SurE produces MSDAPTRPLILVSNDDGITAPGIRHLVEIVQALGAEVVVVAPDAPQSGMGHAITIGHALRLTKNPVFGPDVEAYECSGTPADCVKIAKHYVLKDRTPDLVVSGINHGSNASVNVLYSGTMSAAIEAAIEGLPAVGFSLCEYGPNADFSHVADWVTQVCRHALTNGIPVGTALNVNIPKKSDTPIAGLRLARQARAKWQEEFDRRLDPYQRPYYWLIGSFINLDHGTDTDEWALARNYVSVVPCQFDLTAAHGLAHLSQRWQLPLPEANEATSAPQPIAAEDYGVAAPE; encoded by the coding sequence ATGTCCGACGCCCCCACTCGCCCCCTCATTCTGGTTTCCAACGACGACGGTATCACCGCCCCCGGCATTCGCCACCTCGTCGAAATCGTCCAAGCCCTCGGGGCCGAGGTTGTGGTGGTAGCCCCCGATGCGCCGCAGTCGGGCATGGGCCACGCTATTACCATCGGCCACGCCCTGCGCCTCACCAAAAACCCGGTGTTCGGCCCCGACGTGGAAGCCTACGAGTGCTCCGGCACCCCGGCCGACTGCGTGAAAATTGCCAAGCACTACGTGCTGAAAGACCGCACGCCCGACCTCGTGGTGTCCGGCATTAACCACGGCTCCAATGCTTCCGTGAACGTGCTGTATTCCGGCACCATGTCGGCCGCTATTGAGGCCGCCATCGAGGGCCTGCCCGCCGTGGGCTTTTCGCTGTGCGAGTACGGTCCCAACGCTGACTTTTCGCACGTGGCCGACTGGGTGACGCAAGTGTGCCGCCACGCCCTCACCAACGGCATCCCCGTGGGCACGGCTCTGAACGTGAACATTCCCAAGAAGTCTGATACGCCCATTGCCGGCTTGCGCCTGGCCCGCCAGGCCCGCGCCAAGTGGCAGGAGGAGTTTGACCGCCGCCTCGACCCCTACCAGCGGCCGTATTACTGGCTCATCGGCTCGTTCATCAACCTCGACCACGGCACCGACACCGACGAGTGGGCGCTGGCGCGCAATTACGTTTCGGTGGTGCCCTGCCAATTCGACCTCACGGCCGCGCACGGCCTGGCCCACCTCAGCCAGCGCTGGCAGCTGCCCCTGCCCGAAGCCAACGAGGCAACGTCGGCGCCCCAACCCATTGCGGCCGAGGACTACGGCGTGGCCGCACCCGAATAG
- a CDS encoding HAMP domain-containing sensor histidine kinase — protein MRLEAKLAISNAVSKLLLVLLGVLVIPPIVQRVAVAHTDYRLRDQQRRVLALIARDGLVAFERGERAETYADYNIFKQEYITVTPLPTGAPLPPERIFEEPRQVDEQVEDFRILSFARPPGGAARRAFRLEIGSSLETVELLTATLRQLALWVLIAATLLTVVSDAAVAHYLLAPLRELIVRKLRGIRQPSDFNFEPVETDTTDFRRLDDRLNSLMRQVQSAFAKEREFMSNVSHELLTPASILQSRFENMLQDPSLPEVHAQQIVESQRTLYRLRNTVRTLLLIANIENEQYLREEAVALGAAVADVAEELDDRRQQRDITLEVDMTGNDVRPRANASLMHTLIRNLLSNAIKYNREGGHIRVLGRPGPQGSYTLRVEDTGPGIAPDHLPYLFDRFRRFHANAPGSPEGYGLGLPIAKTIAGFHGATLRAESELGRGTAFVLEFGPEAGPTAGFMPPS, from the coding sequence ATGCGCCTCGAAGCCAAGCTGGCCATCTCGAATGCCGTTTCCAAGCTGCTGCTGGTGCTGCTGGGGGTGCTGGTGATTCCGCCCATTGTGCAGCGCGTGGCCGTGGCCCACACCGACTACCGCCTGCGCGACCAGCAGCGGCGGGTGCTGGCCCTCATCGCCCGCGACGGCCTGGTGGCGTTTGAGCGGGGCGAGCGCGCCGAAACCTACGCCGACTACAACATCTTCAAGCAGGAATACATCACCGTGACGCCGCTGCCGACCGGCGCGCCGCTGCCCCCCGAGCGCATTTTTGAAGAGCCCCGGCAGGTGGATGAGCAGGTGGAAGACTTCCGCATCCTGAGCTTTGCCCGGCCGCCCGGCGGGGCCGCCCGGCGGGCGTTTCGCCTTGAAATCGGGTCCTCGCTTGAAACCGTAGAACTGCTCACGGCCACGCTGCGGCAGCTGGCCTTGTGGGTGCTCATTGCAGCCACACTGCTCACGGTGGTGTCCGATGCCGCGGTGGCGCACTACCTGCTGGCGCCCCTGCGCGAGCTCATTGTGCGCAAGCTGCGGGGCATTCGGCAGCCGTCAGATTTTAATTTTGAACCCGTTGAAACTGACACCACTGACTTCCGCCGGCTCGATGACCGGTTGAACTCGCTGATGCGGCAGGTGCAGTCGGCTTTTGCCAAGGAGCGGGAGTTTATGAGCAACGTGAGCCACGAGCTGCTCACCCCGGCCAGCATCCTGCAGTCGCGCTTCGAGAACATGCTGCAGGACCCTTCGCTGCCCGAAGTGCATGCCCAGCAGATAGTGGAATCGCAGCGCACGCTCTACCGTTTACGCAACACCGTGCGCACCCTACTGCTCATCGCCAACATCGAAAACGAGCAATACCTGCGCGAAGAGGCCGTGGCCCTGGGCGCCGCCGTGGCCGACGTGGCCGAGGAGCTGGACGACCGCCGGCAGCAGCGCGACATTACCCTGGAAGTGGACATGACCGGCAACGACGTGCGCCCGCGGGCCAACGCCAGCCTGATGCACACGCTCATTCGCAACCTGCTCTCGAACGCCATCAAGTACAACCGCGAGGGCGGCCACATCCGGGTGCTGGGCCGGCCCGGGCCGCAGGGCAGCTACACCCTGCGCGTGGAAGACACCGGCCCGGGCATTGCCCCCGACCACCTTCCCTACCTGTTTGACCGGTTTCGGCGATTCCACGCCAACGCGCCGGGCTCGCCCGAGGGCTACGGGCTGGGCTTGCCCATTGCCAAAACCATTGCCGGCTTTCACGGGGCCACGCTCCGGGCCGAGTCGGAGCTGGGTCGGGGCACCGCTTTTGTGCTGGAATTTGGGCCCGAAGCGGGACCCACGGCCGGGTTCATGCCCCCTTCATAG
- a CDS encoding response regulator transcription factor, translating to MHVLLIEDEKSLHQEMRQFLLQAQYLVDSAYTYAEASEKLYVSSYDFVLLDLGLPGGDGLDLLKEARLNENQEASFIILTARGALDDRIRGLDLGADDYLPKPFSLLELTSRMQAITRRKFNLKRPEINFGNGFSMDPNARLVRHGGQEVPLTKKEFDLLHYLLLHRGRVLTRLQLGEHLWGNVLEDDSDSNYIDVHIKNVRKKLAQFGPSDFLETVRGIGYRAAE from the coding sequence ATGCACGTCCTGCTCATCGAAGACGAAAAAAGCCTGCACCAGGAAATGCGTCAATTTCTCCTTCAGGCCCAGTATTTGGTCGATTCGGCCTACACCTACGCCGAAGCGTCCGAAAAGCTGTACGTGAGCAGCTACGACTTCGTGCTCCTCGACCTGGGCCTGCCCGGCGGCGACGGCCTCGACCTGCTCAAGGAAGCCCGCCTCAACGAAAACCAGGAGGCCTCTTTCATCATCCTCACCGCCCGCGGCGCCCTCGATGACCGCATTCGTGGCCTCGACCTCGGGGCCGACGACTACCTGCCCAAGCCCTTCTCGCTGCTGGAGCTCACCAGCCGCATGCAGGCCATCACGCGCCGCAAATTCAACCTCAAGCGCCCCGAAATCAATTTCGGCAACGGCTTTAGCATGGACCCCAACGCCCGCCTGGTGCGCCACGGCGGCCAGGAAGTGCCCCTCACCAAAAAAGAGTTTGACCTGCTGCACTACCTGCTGCTGCACCGCGGCCGGGTGCTCACGCGCCTGCAGCTGGGCGAGCACCTGTGGGGCAACGTGCTGGAAGATGACTCCGATTCCAACTACATCGACGTGCACATCAAAAACGTGCGCAAGAAGCTGGCCCAGTTCGGCCCATCCGACTTCCTCGAAACGGTGCGCGGCATCGGCTACCGCGCGGCGGAGTAG
- a CDS encoding phosphoglycerate mutase family protein gives MTARFPFRLLFLLAVLAGLASRPVAAQTKAAPKTKAKPIVTTIYIVRHAEKDSTSNPADPALSAVGQVRAQALRQTLERRHPAALFTTNTVRTRATLAPLAAATKLEPKEYDPRRGRDLADLILKDYAGKSVVIVGHSNNVLSLIDDFGAVPPVDEIADNEYDYLFTVRVADGVSPTAEVRGYGAERKPAGKLKAAPAAMAPMK, from the coding sequence ATGACTGCACGTTTTCCCTTCCGCCTTCTTTTTCTGCTTGCTGTACTGGCCGGCCTGGCCAGCCGCCCCGTGGCCGCCCAAACCAAAGCCGCGCCCAAAACCAAAGCAAAACCCATCGTGACGACGATTTACATCGTGCGCCACGCCGAAAAAGATTCTACCTCGAACCCCGCCGACCCCGCGCTGTCGGCCGTGGGCCAGGTGCGGGCCCAGGCCCTGCGTCAAACGCTGGAGCGCCGCCACCCCGCCGCGCTTTTCACCACCAACACCGTGCGCACCCGCGCCACCCTGGCCCCGCTGGCCGCCGCCACCAAGCTGGAGCCCAAGGAGTACGACCCGCGCCGGGGTCGCGACCTCGCCGACCTCATTCTCAAGGATTATGCTGGCAAGTCGGTCGTCATCGTGGGCCATTCCAACAACGTGCTGTCACTCATCGATGACTTTGGGGCCGTGCCGCCGGTCGACGAAATTGCCGACAACGAGTACGACTACCTGTTCACGGTGCGCGTGGCCGACGGCGTGTCGCCCACGGCCGAAGTGCGCGGCTACGGCGCCGAGCGCAAGCCCGCCGGCAAGCTGAAAGCCGCGCCGGCCGCCATGGCTCCCATGAAATAA
- a CDS encoding M20/M25/M40 family metallo-hydrolase: MPSFVLKTFLCASAALVLSTPATHAQLRKKSRPAPVAAARPDRTDSVALRKIFDEALLRGESYENLRYLTGNIGPRLSGSPQAQMAVDWGKATMEKAGFDRVYLQEVMVPHWVRGGKEKGEIVGNKGKEIKVPVCALGGSVGTGGKLKAGVVEVHSFEELKKLPDEAVKGKFVFYNRPFDDALIEPGQAYGRAGDQRRSGAIEAARRGAVGALVRSLTSARDDNPHTGTMQYDPAVPKVPGAALSTNAADQLSQLLKANPELQFELEMECITLPDEKSYNVVGEIRGSKFPQEIITVGGHLDSWDLAQGAHDDGTGCVQSIEALRLLRAAGYKPERTVRAVLFMNEENGTRGGNEYARLAAQNKETHVAAIESDGGGFTPRGFGLESDAATLAKVASWAPLLKPYNVDDITAGHGGTDIEPLKAAVQPKALIGYKCDSQRYFDIHHTAADTFDKVNRRELELGSASMASLIYLLSKYGL, encoded by the coding sequence ATGCCCAGCTTCGTTCTCAAAACTTTCTTGTGCGCCAGCGCTGCCCTGGTGCTCAGCACCCCGGCTACCCACGCGCAGCTTCGCAAAAAAAGCCGCCCCGCCCCGGTGGCCGCCGCCAGACCAGACCGCACCGACTCGGTGGCGCTGCGCAAAATCTTCGACGAAGCCCTGCTGCGCGGCGAGAGCTACGAAAACCTGCGCTACCTCACCGGCAACATCGGCCCGCGCCTGTCGGGCTCGCCGCAGGCCCAGATGGCCGTGGACTGGGGCAAGGCCACCATGGAAAAAGCCGGCTTCGACCGCGTGTACCTGCAGGAGGTGATGGTGCCGCACTGGGTGCGCGGCGGCAAGGAGAAGGGCGAAATCGTGGGCAACAAAGGCAAGGAAATCAAGGTGCCGGTGTGCGCGCTGGGCGGCTCGGTGGGCACCGGTGGCAAGCTTAAGGCCGGCGTGGTGGAGGTGCACAGCTTCGAGGAGCTGAAAAAGCTGCCCGACGAGGCCGTGAAAGGCAAGTTCGTGTTCTACAACCGGCCATTTGATGACGCGCTGATTGAGCCGGGCCAGGCCTACGGGCGCGCCGGCGACCAGCGCCGCAGCGGCGCCATCGAGGCCGCCCGGCGCGGCGCGGTGGGCGCGCTGGTGCGCTCCCTCACCAGCGCCCGCGACGACAACCCGCACACGGGCACCATGCAGTACGACCCGGCCGTGCCCAAAGTGCCCGGCGCTGCCCTCAGCACCAACGCCGCCGACCAGCTCAGCCAGCTGCTGAAGGCCAACCCCGAGCTGCAGTTTGAGCTGGAAATGGAATGTATCACGCTGCCCGACGAGAAAAGCTACAACGTGGTGGGCGAAATCCGGGGCAGCAAGTTTCCGCAGGAAATCATCACCGTGGGCGGCCACCTCGACTCCTGGGACCTGGCCCAGGGCGCCCACGACGACGGCACCGGCTGCGTGCAAAGCATCGAGGCGCTGCGCCTGCTGCGCGCCGCCGGCTACAAGCCCGAGCGCACCGTGCGGGCCGTGCTGTTTATGAACGAAGAAAACGGCACCCGCGGCGGCAACGAGTACGCTCGCCTGGCCGCCCAGAACAAGGAAACGCACGTGGCCGCCATCGAGTCGGACGGCGGCGGATTCACGCCGCGCGGCTTCGGTCTGGAATCGGACGCCGCCACCCTGGCCAAAGTAGCCAGCTGGGCGCCGCTGCTCAAGCCATACAACGTGGACGACATCACCGCCGGCCACGGCGGCACCGACATCGAGCCCCTGAAAGCTGCCGTGCAGCCGAAGGCCCTCATCGGCTACAAATGCGACTCGCAGCGCTACTTCGACATTCACCACACGGCCGCCGATACCTTCGACAAGGTGAACCGCCGCGAGCTGGAGCTTGGCAGCGCCAGCATGGCCTCGCTGATTTACCTGCTGAGCAAATACGGGCTGTAG
- a CDS encoding S8 family serine peptidase — MNKRSFTKLRRGLCVGVLLLPALVRPAAGQGRSAEPTARYWVTLRDKTGARFAPNQYFSVEAQARRARQHLPAYDATDLPVRPDYVAAVAAHVDTVTLVSRWFNAVACRATPAQAQALAALPGVRAVVPWPLREAQAARFSRVKPSESPVLSPRPPKPLSANDYLLARRQIAHLDGPALRAAGLDGRGMRIAVFDVGFRGLPEHPAFQQLVADKRIVATHDFLRNADNVFLGGSHGTEVMGCLAGRLPGRPDGSAGPALGLAPAADYLLARTEQLHRERYAEEEAWLAAVEWADRLGADIINSSLAYTEQRYFPEHMDGRRSLIARAANLAARKGMLVVSAAGNDGDNDWVRIGTPADADSVLAVGGLDPETGLHVDFSSYGPTADRRPKPNVAAFGIVLTTTTDEYERLEGTSFSAPLMAGFAACVWQQQRQLTAMQLFRGLEQAAELYPYFDYAHGFGRPRLARFGQGQGTPSAAPTFDFVPHDSLVAVVIRPDAAVRPAEVLPLIADQNGAVLAAELLGEEKAPADGNTPRVGREQPVPGSSPPLAPLPEPNYPAYLYWNLADRRGVLHRYETRAVTQRLVLQVPRRLLRGGEALRVHFKGYTGSYSE; from the coding sequence GTGAACAAAAGGTCTTTTACGAAGCTGCGGCGAGGCCTCTGCGTGGGCGTGCTGCTGCTGCCGGCGCTGGTTCGGCCCGCGGCCGGGCAGGGGAGAAGCGCCGAGCCAACGGCCCGCTACTGGGTGACGCTGCGCGACAAAACCGGGGCGCGCTTCGCCCCAAATCAATATTTTTCGGTCGAAGCGCAGGCCCGCCGCGCCCGCCAGCACCTGCCCGCCTACGACGCTACCGACCTGCCCGTGCGCCCCGATTACGTGGCCGCCGTGGCCGCGCACGTCGATACCGTGACGCTGGTGAGCCGCTGGTTCAATGCCGTGGCGTGCCGGGCCACGCCGGCGCAGGCGCAGGCCCTGGCGGCGCTGCCCGGCGTGCGGGCCGTGGTGCCCTGGCCCTTGCGGGAGGCGCAGGCTGCCCGATTTTCGAGGGTGAAGCCATCTGAGTCTCCAGTCCTAAGCCCGCGGCCACCCAAGCCGCTGTCGGCCAACGACTACCTGCTGGCCCGGCGCCAAATCGCTCACCTCGACGGCCCGGCACTGCGCGCCGCCGGGCTGGATGGGCGCGGCATGCGCATTGCGGTGTTTGATGTGGGCTTTCGGGGGCTGCCCGAGCACCCGGCGTTTCAGCAACTGGTGGCCGACAAGCGCATTGTGGCCACCCACGACTTTTTGCGCAACGCCGACAACGTGTTTTTGGGCGGCAGCCACGGCACCGAGGTAATGGGCTGCCTGGCCGGCCGCCTGCCCGGCCGACCCGACGGCTCGGCCGGCCCCGCCCTGGGCTTGGCCCCGGCCGCCGACTACCTGCTGGCCCGCACTGAGCAGCTGCACCGCGAGCGCTACGCCGAAGAAGAAGCCTGGCTGGCCGCCGTGGAGTGGGCCGACCGCCTCGGGGCCGACATCATCAACTCGTCGCTGGCTTACACCGAGCAGCGCTATTTCCCCGAGCACATGGACGGCCGCCGCAGCCTGATAGCGCGGGCCGCCAATCTGGCCGCCCGCAAAGGCATGCTGGTGGTGAGCGCCGCCGGCAACGACGGCGACAACGACTGGGTGCGCATTGGCACGCCGGCCGATGCCGACTCGGTGCTGGCCGTGGGCGGGCTCGACCCGGAAACCGGCCTGCACGTCGATTTCAGCTCCTATGGTCCCACCGCCGACCGCCGTCCCAAGCCCAACGTGGCCGCCTTCGGCATCGTGCTCACTACCACCACCGACGAATACGAGCGGCTGGAAGGTACCTCGTTTTCGGCGCCGCTGATGGCGGGGTTTGCGGCCTGTGTGTGGCAGCAGCAGCGCCAGCTCACGGCCATGCAGCTGTTTCGGGGGCTGGAGCAGGCGGCGGAGCTGTACCCGTATTTCGATTATGCCCACGGCTTCGGCCGGCCGCGATTGGCGCGCTTTGGGCAGGGCCAGGGCACGCCGTCAGCTGCGCCCACCTTCGATTTTGTGCCGCACGACAGCCTGGTGGCCGTGGTCATCAGGCCCGATGCGGCCGTGCGCCCGGCCGAAGTGCTGCCCCTCATAGCCGACCAAAACGGTGCGGTGCTGGCCGCCGAGCTGCTGGGCGAAGAAAAGGCCCCGGCCGATGGCAACACGCCCCGCGTGGGCCGCGAGCAACCCGTGCCCGGCAGCAGCCCGCCGCTGGCGCCCCTGCCCGAGCCCAATTACCCGGCCTACCTGTACTGGAACCTGGCCGACCGCCGCGGCGTGCTGCACCGCTACGAAACCCGCGCCGTGACCCAGCGCCTGGTGCTGCAGGTGCCGCGCCGGCTGCTGCGCGGCGGCGAAGCGCTAAGGGTGCACTTCAAAGGCTACACCGGAAGCTATTCAGAATGA